One region of Flavobacterium sp. KACC 22763 genomic DNA includes:
- the ribB gene encoding 3,4-dihydroxy-2-butanone-4-phosphate synthase, producing the protein MSTTKIQLNTIEEAIEDIRQGKVIIVVDDEDRENEGDFLAAAEKVTPEMINFMATHGRGLICTPLTESRCKELDLRAMVTNNTDHMETAFTVSVDLKGQGVTTGISAADRSKTVQSLVDPNTKPHDLARPGHIFPLIAKQGGVLRRTGHTEAAIDFARLAGFKPAGVICEILNDDGTMSRLPELVKVAKKFNLKLVSIEDLVAYRMQHDSLIVKKEDFDIETRFGTFRLRAYEQTTNKQIHIALTKGTWNLGEPILTRIHSSQVNNDLLGTLTNNAEQQLDDMFKVINENGKGAVIFINQDMTAVNLLNRISELKSLQANGTLKAPKVIIDSKDYGIGAQILHDIDISKIRLVSNTEQTKRVGMIGYGLEITEYVNY; encoded by the coding sequence ATGTCAACAACAAAAATACAACTGAATACCATTGAAGAAGCTATTGAAGATATTCGTCAAGGTAAAGTAATCATTGTAGTCGATGACGAAGATCGTGAAAATGAAGGTGATTTTTTGGCTGCTGCCGAAAAAGTAACTCCAGAAATGATCAACTTTATGGCTACTCATGGACGTGGTTTAATTTGTACGCCACTTACAGAAAGCCGATGCAAGGAATTAGATCTTCGCGCGATGGTTACCAACAATACAGATCATATGGAAACCGCTTTTACTGTTTCTGTTGATTTAAAAGGTCAAGGAGTTACAACTGGAATTTCTGCCGCTGATAGATCAAAAACAGTTCAGTCATTAGTTGATCCAAATACAAAACCTCACGATTTAGCTCGTCCTGGTCATATTTTCCCTTTAATTGCTAAACAAGGCGGTGTCTTAAGAAGAACAGGGCATACTGAAGCAGCAATTGATTTTGCGCGTCTTGCAGGATTTAAACCTGCTGGTGTAATCTGCGAAATCTTAAACGACGACGGAACTATGTCGCGTTTGCCAGAATTAGTTAAAGTGGCTAAGAAATTCAATCTGAAATTAGTTTCTATTGAAGACTTAGTCGCTTACAGAATGCAGCACGATAGCTTAATCGTTAAAAAAGAAGATTTTGATATCGAAACTCGTTTTGGAACTTTCCGTTTAAGAGCTTACGAACAAACTACAAACAAACAAATTCATATTGCTTTAACCAAAGGAACTTGGAATCTTGGCGAACCAATTTTGACAAGAATTCACTCTTCTCAGGTAAATAATGATTTATTAGGCACATTGACTAACAATGCAGAACAGCAGCTAGACGATATGTTTAAAGTAATTAATGAAAACGGAAAAGGTGCTGTTATTTTTATCAATCAAGATATGACGGCTGTTAATCTTTTAAACAGAATTTCTGAGCTAAAATCGTTACAAGCTAACGGAACTTTAAAAGCTCCGAAAGTCATTATTGACAGCAAAGATTACGGTATCGGAGCACAAATTCTTCATGATATAGATATTTCTAAAATCAGATTGGTTTCGAATACAGAGCAAACAAAACGAGTGGGTATGATTGGATACGGACTTGAAATTACAGAATACGTTAATTACTAA
- a CDS encoding acyl-CoA thioesterase, protein MGTVEERIQKSETRIFKAVFPSTTNHYDTLFGGTALHLMDEVAFICATRFSRKKVVTISTGQIDFKKAIPAGTLIELVAKVDSVGRTSCKIHVDIFMEQMYTELRETVVSGTFSFVAVDEHKKPTPILDHLD, encoded by the coding sequence ATGGGAACAGTAGAAGAAAGAATCCAAAAATCAGAAACTCGTATTTTTAAAGCCGTTTTTCCTAGCACAACAAATCATTATGACACTTTATTTGGAGGAACAGCACTTCATTTAATGGACGAAGTTGCTTTTATCTGCGCTACACGTTTCAGCCGTAAAAAAGTAGTTACGATTTCGACAGGTCAAATTGATTTCAAAAAAGCAATTCCTGCGGGAACTTTAATAGAATTAGTAGCAAAAGTGGATAGCGTTGGAAGAACCAGCTGTAAAATTCATGTCGATATTTTTATGGAACAAATGTATACAGAACTTCGCGAAACTGTAGTTTCAGGAACTTTTTCGTTTGTTGCAGTCGACGAACATAAAAAACCAACACCAATTTTAGACCATTTAGATTAA
- a CDS encoding LptF/LptG family permease has protein sequence MKILDKYLLKTFLLTFTTVFVILFFIFILQTVWLFISELAGKDLDLILVVKFLLFSMPRIIPLVLPLSVLLASIMTFGNLAENYEFAAMKSSGISLQRAMRVLIIFIFVLSIVAFWFANNVIPYAEYKFVNFRKNIAQAKPAMAIAEGQFNDVGTYNIKVNKKTGENGNHLTGVTIHEKANNMGENKTVIKAKTGELVSNEKSSILKLVLNDGYYYQDVTPKKYEDRAKMPFIKGKFKTQIINIDLSELNKVDDSKENIAGTNGMLNVNELRYTLDSLNKNLDNEIVSFSENINQRVGIKRFPGNTQKNIKKKPLPNDVLSIYSNKDKVDILKMAGSNITSNIYSIETTQKDLKDKEREINKHYNALYEKFVIAFACFLMFFIGAPLGAIIRKGGLGLPIVFAVLIFITFHFINTFGKRLSQEGGMTPFMGSWMSSFVLSPLAVLLTYRATNDNGLINFDAITTPISQLIQKISERFLSAQKQK, from the coding sequence TTGAAAATTCTAGACAAATACTTATTAAAAACATTCTTACTTACATTTACCACGGTATTTGTAATCTTATTTTTCATATTCATACTGCAAACAGTATGGCTATTTATTTCAGAACTAGCAGGTAAAGATCTCGACTTAATATTAGTCGTGAAATTCCTGCTTTTTTCTATGCCACGAATTATTCCGTTGGTTTTACCACTTTCAGTTTTATTAGCATCTATTATGACTTTCGGAAATTTGGCCGAAAATTATGAATTCGCAGCTATGAAATCTTCAGGAATCTCCTTGCAAAGAGCAATGCGAGTCTTGATTATTTTTATTTTCGTTTTAAGTATTGTTGCCTTTTGGTTTGCCAATAATGTTATTCCGTATGCCGAATATAAATTTGTCAACTTTAGAAAAAACATTGCTCAAGCTAAGCCAGCTATGGCTATTGCTGAAGGTCAGTTTAACGATGTCGGAACTTACAACATTAAAGTAAACAAAAAAACTGGCGAAAACGGAAATCACCTAACCGGTGTAACTATTCACGAGAAAGCGAATAATATGGGTGAAAATAAAACCGTTATTAAAGCTAAAACAGGTGAATTAGTTAGTAATGAAAAATCTAGCATTTTAAAGTTAGTTTTAAATGACGGTTATTACTACCAGGACGTTACTCCTAAAAAATATGAAGATCGCGCGAAAATGCCTTTTATAAAAGGAAAATTTAAAACGCAAATTATCAATATCGATTTATCTGAACTTAACAAAGTTGACGACAGCAAAGAAAACATTGCAGGAACAAATGGAATGTTGAATGTTAATGAACTTCGTTATACTTTAGATTCATTGAACAAAAATTTAGACAACGAAATTGTTTCTTTTTCTGAAAATATCAATCAGCGAGTGGGGATTAAAAGATTTCCCGGAAATACTCAAAAAAACATCAAAAAGAAACCGCTTCCAAATGATGTTTTGTCTATTTACTCTAACAAAGACAAAGTTGATATTTTAAAAATGGCGGGAAGCAATATTACCAGCAACATTTATTCCATAGAAACGACGCAGAAAGATTTAAAAGACAAGGAACGAGAAATTAACAAACACTATAATGCATTATACGAGAAATTCGTTATTGCTTTTGCTTGTTTCTTAATGTTCTTTATCGGAGCTCCGCTTGGCGCTATTATTAGAAAAGGAGGACTAGGACTTCCTATTGTATTTGCCGTTTTAATTTTCATTACTTTCCATTTCATCAATACGTTCGGAAAAAGGTTATCTCAAGAAGGCGGTATGACTCCGTTTATGGGATCATGGATGTCATCTTTTGTCCTCTCTCCGCTAGCAGTTTTATTAACCTATCGCGCTACAAACGATAACGGATTAATTAATTTTGATGCAATTACAACCCCAATTTCACAACTAATTCAGAAAATCTCTGAGCGGTTTTTATCTGCTCAAAAGCAAAAATAA
- a CDS encoding putative quinol monooxygenase, which produces MGSSNHHDKTKTTAITVSAYYRVHPEDRQIFIDAVIPDMIAANKLEGCIYYAFSQDLTDESTFHLLEGWRDEEAYERHETSEIFLTALSTVVKNVRILDREGVRYEVKKMHIDDPRGKV; this is translated from the coding sequence ATGGGAAGTTCTAATCATCATGATAAAACAAAGACGACAGCAATAACTGTAAGTGCTTACTATAGAGTTCATCCGGAGGATAGACAGATTTTTATAGATGCTGTTATACCCGATATGATTGCTGCCAATAAATTAGAAGGCTGTATTTATTATGCTTTTTCTCAGGATTTGACAGATGAAAGCACTTTTCATCTTTTAGAAGGCTGGAGAGATGAAGAAGCATACGAAAGACATGAAACTTCTGAAATATTTTTAACTGCTTTGAGTACAGTGGTTAAAAATGTAAGGATACTAGATAGAGAAGGAGTACGTTATGAGGTTAAAAAAATGCATATTGACGATCCAAGAGGGAAAGTTTGA
- a CDS encoding VOC family protein, which translates to MKTNHKKSNKKVQTSAAAMLNLLILFSASEKTVAQNTAGIVGIDHVGINVPDLSKAVAFFNDVLGFTPVTQLGPIPLDLEWKKMNHINPATGAVTIKMINAGNGASIEVFEYADSKGSLNHPNTDDIGASHIAFYVEDINAAVQYLKNKGVKVLGEPFTTPSGDTAGESWVYFETPWGSKMELVSYPNGKGYEKNKPAKILWSPKKQIDTSISESEIKSLVDSHLLIWNEKEIKKREDLMKKVYNENIEMVDSHFVAVGYKEINGFIEDLHNKNKNSRFSRIKAIDVNHNTARLYWQHGSAEKPDAVTGMDLFVFENGKVVKLYVFVDNKK; encoded by the coding sequence ATGAAAACAAATCATAAAAAATCAAACAAAAAAGTACAGACTTCAGCTGCAGCAATGCTTAATTTATTAATACTCTTTTCTGCTTCAGAAAAAACAGTGGCGCAAAATACTGCAGGAATTGTTGGGATTGATCATGTCGGAATCAATGTCCCAGACTTGAGTAAAGCAGTTGCATTTTTTAACGATGTACTTGGTTTTACACCTGTAACACAGTTAGGGCCAATTCCGCTAGATTTAGAATGGAAAAAAATGAATCATATTAATCCTGCAACAGGCGCTGTTACTATAAAAATGATAAATGCGGGAAATGGGGCCAGCATTGAAGTGTTTGAATACGCAGATAGCAAAGGAAGTTTGAATCATCCAAATACTGATGATATTGGAGCGTCACATATTGCTTTTTATGTAGAGGATATTAATGCAGCTGTGCAGTATTTGAAAAATAAAGGAGTTAAAGTTTTAGGAGAACCTTTTACAACGCCTTCTGGTGATACGGCTGGGGAATCATGGGTTTACTTTGAAACGCCATGGGGATCAAAAATGGAATTAGTTTCTTATCCAAACGGAAAAGGATACGAGAAGAATAAACCTGCCAAAATTCTCTGGTCTCCTAAAAAGCAGATTGATACCTCAATTTCTGAATCTGAAATTAAATCTTTAGTTGACTCGCATCTTTTAATATGGAATGAAAAAGAAATTAAAAAACGTGAAGACTTAATGAAAAAAGTCTACAATGAAAATATTGAAATGGTAGACAGTCATTTTGTAGCTGTTGGTTATAAAGAAATAAATGGATTTATAGAGGATCTTCATAATAAAAATAAAAATTCGAGATTTTCACGCATCAAAGCAATTGATGTAAATCATAATACGGCAAGGCTTTATTGGCAGCATGGCTCTGCAGAAAAACCAGATGCTGTTACTGGTATGGATCTTTTCGTTTTTGAAAATGGAAAAGTGGTTAAGTTGTATGTATTTGTAGATAATAAAAAATAA
- a CDS encoding SDR family NAD(P)-dependent oxidoreductase, producing MSKTIFITGTSTGFGKLTALTLANAGHSVIAGMRNTKDKNAAAAKELGAIENIEVVDIDVTDDVSVNKAIEKVISKYGKIDVLVNNAAVSGFGLLEGYSIDQVRKMFDVNVYSVLRMYQAVLPSMRKEKNGLVINITTGASGHTLPFMVPYIASKLVVESFTEGLQDELADYGIENVSIQPGVYPTEMNNGSKAGIHADKTEIIEEYGDAATEKFNALGTALFGKMAQFDMNPQTIANGILELVSMKKGERPLRFPLDAIAQGTDKEFIEARANIKAKWVAAYTN from the coding sequence ATGTCAAAAACAATTTTTATTACAGGAACAAGTACAGGTTTTGGAAAACTTACAGCTTTAACATTAGCTAACGCAGGTCACTCAGTTATTGCCGGAATGCGTAATACAAAAGATAAAAATGCCGCAGCAGCTAAAGAACTAGGAGCGATCGAAAATATTGAAGTAGTAGATATTGATGTTACTGATGATGTATCAGTAAATAAAGCTATCGAAAAAGTAATCTCTAAATACGGTAAAATTGATGTTCTTGTCAATAATGCAGCTGTAAGCGGTTTTGGTTTACTAGAAGGCTATTCTATTGATCAAGTTCGTAAAATGTTTGATGTCAACGTATACAGTGTGCTTCGTATGTATCAGGCAGTGCTCCCTTCAATGAGAAAAGAAAAAAACGGACTTGTAATTAATATTACAACAGGAGCAAGCGGACACACGCTTCCTTTTATGGTTCCTTACATCGCTTCAAAACTTGTAGTAGAAAGTTTTACAGAAGGACTTCAAGATGAATTGGCGGATTATGGAATTGAAAACGTAAGTATTCAGCCAGGAGTTTATCCTACAGAAATGAATAATGGTTCTAAAGCTGGTATTCATGCAGACAAAACAGAAATTATTGAAGAATATGGGGATGCTGCCACCGAAAAATTTAATGCTTTAGGAACAGCATTATTTGGTAAAATGGCTCAATTTGATATGAATCCGCAAACTATTGCTAATGGTATTCTAGAATTGGTCAGCATGAAAAAAGGGGAAAGACCTCTTCGTTTTCCGCTAGATGCCATTGCTCAAGGAACAGATAAAGAATTTATTGAAGCTCGTGCCAATATTAAAGCAAAATGGGTAGCAGCTTATACTAATTAA